The Comamonas endophytica sequence GAAACCGTCCTGCTGGTACTGATGCTTGGCGCCCTGACCGGCATCGCCGCCCGGTATGTACGCGCCATTCCGCTGCCCCTGATCCAGATCGCGCTGGGCGCACTGATTGCCTGGCCGCAAAAGGGCCTGCACATCGCCTTCGATCCCGAGCTGTTCCTGCTGCTTTTCATTCCGCCGCTGCTGTTTTCCGACGGCGCGCGCATCCCGAAGCGCGAGTTCTTCGCGCTCTACAAGCCGATCCTGAAGCTGGCGCTGGTATTGGTGCTGTTCACGGTACTCGGCCTGGGCTATCTGATCCACTGGATGATTCCCGCAATGCCGCTGACGGTGGCCTTTGCGCTGGCCGCCGTGATCTCGCCCACCGATGCCGTGGCCGTCTCGGCCATCACGCGCAACCTGGGCATGCCCGAGAAGACCATGCACGTGCTGGAAGGCGAATCGCTGCTCAACGATGCCTCCGGCCTGGTGGCGCTCAAATTCGCGGTGGCCGCGACGCTGACCGGCATGTTCTCCTGGGGCGAGGTCGCCAAGGACTTCACCTGGATGGCCGTCGGCGGCCTGGGCGTGGGCGCGGCGCTGGGCTGGGGCTTCAGCTATGCGCGCAGCGCCATCACGCGCCGCCTGGGCGATGTCGCCGCCACGCAGATGGTGCTGCTGCTCCTGCTGCTGCCCTTTGCGGCCTACATCGTCGGCGAGCAGATCGGCGTGTCGGGCATCCTGGCGGCCGTGGCCGCGGGGGTCGCCACCAATTTCGCCGACCTGGACCGCGGCGACTTCATCACCGAGCGCATGCAGAGCAACGCCACCTGGTCGATGGTCGAGGCCGCCTTCAACGGCGCGATCTTCCTGCTGCTGGGGCTGCAGCTGCCATCGATCATCGGCAGCACGCTGCTTGCGGCCGGCCACGAATGGTGGGTACTGGTCGGCTATGTGATCGCGATCTCGACCGCGCTGCTGCTGATGCGCTGGGGCTGGGTGACGCTGGGCGTGCAGCGCAGCTTCCGCCAGGCACACCGCCTGGGCAAGATGGCCGAGAAGCCCTCGCGCCTGCTGATCCTGGCCACCACCGTGGCCGGCATCCGCGGCGCCGTGACGCTGGCCGGCGCGCTGTCCGTGCCGCTGCTGCTGCCAAGCGGCGAGGCCTTTCCCGCGCGCGACCTGTTGATCTTCCTGGCCACGGGCACCATCCTGTTCACGCTGGTGCTGGCCAGCATCGCGCTGCCCTGGATCCTGCGCCACATGCCGCCCGCGCCCGAGCCCGAAACCGTGCGCGAGGAACGCCTGGCGCGCATTGCCGCGAGCCAGGCGGCGCTGTCGAGCATGGTGCTGACCGAAGAACAGTGCGAACTGCACGACGCCGACTGGCTGGCCCAGCGCCAGGAGGTGGTGGGCCGGCTGACGCAGGAATACCGCAACCGGCTGAACCTGCTGGACGACAGCAGCACCGCGGCCCTGTCGGTCGAGGCGCAGAACGAATCGCCCGAACTGGTGCTGCAGCGCAAGCTGCGCTATGTGATGGAACTGGAACTGCGCATCCACTGCCTGCAGCGGGAGCGCGAGGTCGTGTATGCCGAACGCCAGGCGCACCGCATCAATGACCAGACGCTGCGCAACATGGTCAGCGAGCTCGATCTGGCCGAGGTCGCGCTGCGCAAGCGCCTGGCCGTCGCGCGGCGCGCAGCCGGGCTGCCGCTGGCCGACGGCGAGTCGGTTTCCGGGCATTCCGCGCATTGAGCGGCGTGCGGGGGCAGGCGGTGTGCGGGGCATGACCATCAGCATACGGGTGCGCCCTGCGCCAATCAGGCCACAAAGGTTGCAATAATTGCCAGCACCATGTCCACTCCCGCTCTGGTACGCGCATCTCAGCCACTGGCAACGCATGCCGCAGGGGGCCATCCGGCACTGACGCCAATGGCCTTCGTGCAGGCCATCGTGCAGGCCTACGCGCAGCGTGGGCTGTCAGCCGAAGCAGCGTTGCAAAAGGCACAAATCGCGCCAGAGCGCGTGGCGCTTGCCGAAGCGCGCATCACTGCCATGCAGATGGAAGTGCTGTCGGACGCCGCCATGCGCGAGCTCGACGACGAGGCGCTGGGCTGGTTCGGCCGGCGCCTGCCCTGGGGCAGCTACGGCATGCTGGCGCGCGCCTCGATCAGCAGCGCCTCGCTGGGCCTGGCGCTGGCGCGCTGGTGCCGGCATCACGGCCTGCTGGCCGACGACATCGCGCTGGAGTTGCAGACCCACGGCGATACCGCCGAGCTGGCGATCAGCGAACAGCGACCCTTGGGCGCCATGCGCGAGTTCTGCCTGGTGTCGGTACTGCGCAATATCCACGGCCTGGCCAGCTGGCTGATCGATGCGCGCCTGCCGCTGCTGGAAGCCGGCTTTCCGTTCGCGCCTCCGGCGCACGCCGATGCCTACACGGTGCTGTTTCCCGTGGCCGCGCCCACGGGTGTGCGCTTTGGTGCCGACCGCGCGCACCTGCGTTTCGACGCCCGCTTTCTCGCGCTGCCATTGGCGCGTGACGAAGCCGCGCTGCAACAGATGCTGCAGCGCGCGCTGCCGCTCACCGTGCGCCCTTACCGCCGCGACCGGCCGCTGGCGCAGCGCGTGCGCCGGCTGCTGGTGGCCGATGCGCAATCGCTGCACACGGCCGCCACGCTGGCCGAGCAACTGCACCTCTCGGCGCGCAGCCTGCACCGCCAGCTCAAGGACGAAGGCAGCTCGCTGCAGGCGCTCAAGGACCAGGTGCGGCGCGAGCGCGCGCTGGCGCTGCTGCAGCGCACGCAGCAGCCTATCAAGCGCGTGGCGCTGGCCTGCGGCTTTGCCAGCGAGAAAAGCTTCATGCGCGCGTTCCGCCAATGGACCGGCGACACGCCGGCGCAATACCGCCGGCGCAGCAACGCGCTGCCGGAATGAGCCTCAGGCCCCCAGCAAGGCGGGCAGCTCCGCCATCGAGCGCATGACCCGCGCCACGCCCGCATCCAGCAGCATCTGCGGCGTGGCATGCAGCACCGGATCAGGGCAGTAGCCCCACACCGTGGCTCCAGCCGCCAGGCCTGCCTCGATGCCCGGCACCGAATCCTCGATCACCAGGCAGCGCTCGGGCGCCACGCCCAGCGCCGCGGCCGCCGCCAGGTATACGTCGGGAAAGGGCTTGGAGCGCGGCGTCTCGTGGCCGCTGAACACCTTGCCTTCGAAATACGGCGCCATGCCGACCTGGGTCAGCTGCATCTCCACCTTGAAGCGGTCCGCGCCCGAAGCCACCGCAATGCGCCCCTGCAGCAGCCGGTGCGCGGCCTGCACCGCATCGAGCGCCCCGTCGATGGCCAGCAGCTGCGCGCGCAGCTGTTCGTTGCGGCGCGCATAGAACGCCGCCATCCACTCGTCGGTCAACGGTTTTCCGGTCGCCGCCTTGATGCGCGCCGCCTCGCTGCGCACCGTGCGGCCGATGAAGACGCGCATGCACTCCTCGGCCGAGATCGGCCAGCCCGATTCATTGAGCATGCCGCACAGCACCGTATTGGTAATGGCCTCGCTGTCGACGAGCACGCCGTCGCAGTCAAACAGGATCGCTTCGAATTGCATTGTTCGTGCCGGCTTGGGCCGGCGTTCTCCGTGGATTCAAAAACACTTCGCTTGAGGGCAGGCCGTTCATGGTTCGACGGGGCCGCCCAGGCAGGTTCACCACGAGCGGTTTGTACCGTTCCCCCTGAGCCTGGCGCAAAACCGTCCGCCCTGACCCTGTCGCAAAACCGTTCGCCCTGAGCCTGGCGCAAAACCGTTCGCCCTGAGCCTGTCGCAAAACCGTTCGCCCTGCCTGGCGCAAAACCGTTCGCCCTGAGCCTGTCGAAGGGTGGACGGCCTGCCCTACAGGAACCGGCTTGCTGTCACCCCTGCGCACTTAAAACTGATCCCCATCGACATAGAACCACCGTCCCTCCTCCCGCACAAACCGGCTGCGCTCATGCAACCGCACGGCCCGCCCCGCCACCCGGTAACGCGCCACGAACTCGACCTCAGCCCGGTCCTCGCGCGTCACCTGGAAGTCCTTCACGCTCAACCCCAGCCAACGCACCCCCGGCTCGAAATCCAAGGTTGCCGGACGCTGGCTGGCATGCCAGGTGGCCTGCAGATAAGCCACATCCTCCAGCACGAACGCGCTATAGCGCGAGCGCATCAGATGCTCGGCATCGGGTGCAGGCGTGGTCTCGAAATGCGCGATGAAGCGCGCGCAGCAGCCCGCATAGGACAGCACGCGCCCCTTGGCATCGGCCCGTCCGCAGGGACAGGCAGCAAGCTCGGCCTGCGCCATCAGAGCCGCCCGCCTGCGGGCATGGTGGAATCAGGGAGTGGGGCGTGCATGGAAATTCCTTCAAGGGCCAGCCCGCCATTTTGCCTGCGCCCGGGCCGCTCCAGCCCCACGGTTCACGCCAGCGCGCGCTGGATGATGATCTTCTGCACGTCGCTCGTGCCTTCATAGATCTGGCACACCCGCACATCGCGATAGATGCGCTCGACCGGAAAATCGCTGACCACGCCATACCCTCCCAGCGTCTGGATCGCTGCGCTGCACACGCGCTCCGCCATCTCGCTGGCAAACAGCTTGGCCATGGCCGCCTCCTGCAGGCAGGGCCGGCCCGCATCGCGCAGGCTGGCCGCATGCCAGATCAGCTGCCGCGCCGCTTCCAGCTGCGTCGCGCATTCGGCCAGCCTGAAGCCCACGGCCTGGTGCTGCAGGATCGGCTGCCCGAAGCTCTCGCGCTCCCTGGCATATTGCAGCGCCACCTCGAAGGCGCTGCGCGCCATGCCCAGGCTCTGCGCCGCAATGCCGATGCGCCCGCCTTCCAGCGCCGACAGCGCGATCCTGTAACCCTCGCCCTCGGCGCCCAGCAGGTTGGCGGCCGGAATGCGGCAGCCCTCGAAGCGGATCTGCGCCGTGTCGCTGCTGTGCTGGCCCAGCTTGTCCTCCAGGCGCGCCACCACATAGCCTGGCGCGCTGGTCGGCACCAGGAAGGCGCTCATGCCCTTCTTGCCCGCGGCCTTGTCGGTGACCGCGATCACGATCGCCACCTGGCCGTTCTGCCCGCTGGTGATGAACTGCTTGTCGCCATCGATCACATAGTCGTCGCCCTCCTTGCGCGCCGTGGTGCGCAGCGAGGACGCATCCGAGCCCGCATGCGGCTCGGTCAGGCAGAACGCGCCCAGCATCTCGCCGCGCGCCAGCGGTACCAGCCACTGCTGCTTCTGCGCTTCGCTGCCATAGCGCATCAGGATGGCATTGACCGGGCAGTTGGTCACGCTGATGGCGGTGCTCGTGCCGCCATCGCCGGCCGCGATCTCCTCGAGCACCAGCGCCAGGCTCAGCGTGTCCAGCCCCGCGCCGCCATAGGCCTCGGGCACGCAGATGCCATAGGCGCCGAGCGCGGCCAGGCCCTGGTGCACGTCCCGGGGGAAGTGGTGTTCCTTGTCCCAGCGCGCCGCGTGCGGCCAGATTTCCTGGCGCGCGAAGTCGCGCACCGCATCGCGGATCATTTCCTGGTCGGGGGTCAGCAGCATCTCTTTTGTCTCCGTTGTGTTCGTTCTGTTGTTGCCGCGCGCTACCAGCTGTCGGCGCGCCGCCCGTCATGGTGCAGCAGCCGGCCGGCATCCTCGGGCCCGGCGCCCGCCAGCGTGGCGCGCATGCCCTGCACGCTTTGCTCGACCGAAAGCGGCGCGCCGGCGCCGCCCATCTCGGTGCGCACCCAGCCCGGATCGATGGTCACGAGCAGCGCGCCGGGCCAGCCATGCCGGGCCGCGGCCACCGCCATGTTCAGCGCCGCCTTGCTGCAGCGATAGAGCCAGGAATGGTCGTTGTCCACATGGCCGATCTGGGCCATGCTGCTGGAGATGAAGGCAAACTTGCCGCCGGCGGCCTGGACCATCGGCGCCACCTGCGGCAGCGCCTGCATGGCGCCCAGCAGGTTGGTGTGCATGACACGGTCGAACTCCTGCTGCGTCGGCGGATTGGCCGAGCGCTGATGGTCCAGCACGCCCGCCACATACCACGCATGGTCGAACTTCTCGCCATCGAGCAGCCAGGCCAGCCCGCTGACGGACTGCGGCTGCGCCACATCGACCAGATGCACCGCCGCCGCTCCCAGCGCCAGCAGCGCGTCGCGGTCCCCGGCACGGCGCACCGTGGCAATCACGCGGTCGCCGTTGTCGATGTACTGCCGCGCCAGCTCGTGGCCGATGCCGCGCGACGCTCCGATCACCAATACCTGCGCCATGGCGCCTCCTGTCTGTGAAAAAACGCCCGTCCTTGCACGCAGCTACGTCTGCCCCTGTTCCCGGGCAATCTGATGCGCGTAGCGCGCCACCATGACTTCCTGCGGCTCCGCCGGCGCCTGCAGGCCCATCTGCGCCTGCACCATCTCGTTCAGGCTGGGCATGGTGGTGCGCGGCACCTGCGCCTCGGCTTTCCACAGCCGCGAGCGCATCAACGCCTTGGCGCAGTG is a genomic window containing:
- a CDS encoding YchJ family protein, with product MAQAELAACPCGRADAKGRVLSYAGCCARFIAHFETTPAPDAEHLMRSRYSAFVLEDVAYLQATWHASQRPATLDFEPGVRWLGLSVKDFQVTREDRAEVEFVARYRVAGRAVRLHERSRFVREEGRWFYVDGDQF
- a CDS encoding acyl-CoA dehydrogenase family protein encodes the protein MLLTPDQEMIRDAVRDFARQEIWPHAARWDKEHHFPRDVHQGLAALGAYGICVPEAYGGAGLDTLSLALVLEEIAAGDGGTSTAISVTNCPVNAILMRYGSEAQKQQWLVPLARGEMLGAFCLTEPHAGSDASSLRTTARKEGDDYVIDGDKQFITSGQNGQVAIVIAVTDKAAGKKGMSAFLVPTSAPGYVVARLEDKLGQHSSDTAQIRFEGCRIPAANLLGAEGEGYRIALSALEGGRIGIAAQSLGMARSAFEVALQYARERESFGQPILQHQAVGFRLAECATQLEAARQLIWHAASLRDAGRPCLQEAAMAKLFASEMAERVCSAAIQTLGGYGVVSDFPVERIYRDVRVCQIYEGTSDVQKIIIQRALA
- a CDS encoding HAD family hydrolase; protein product: MQFEAILFDCDGVLVDSEAITNTVLCGMLNESGWPISAEECMRVFIGRTVRSEAARIKAATGKPLTDEWMAAFYARRNEQLRAQLLAIDGALDAVQAAHRLLQGRIAVASGADRFKVEMQLTQVGMAPYFEGKVFSGHETPRSKPFPDVYLAAAAALGVAPERCLVIEDSVPGIEAGLAAGATVWGYCPDPVLHATPQMLLDAGVARVMRSMAELPALLGA
- a CDS encoding Na+/H+ antiporter gives rise to the protein MHTVETVLLVLMLGALTGIAARYVRAIPLPLIQIALGALIAWPQKGLHIAFDPELFLLLFIPPLLFSDGARIPKREFFALYKPILKLALVLVLFTVLGLGYLIHWMIPAMPLTVAFALAAVISPTDAVAVSAITRNLGMPEKTMHVLEGESLLNDASGLVALKFAVAATLTGMFSWGEVAKDFTWMAVGGLGVGAALGWGFSYARSAITRRLGDVAATQMVLLLLLLPFAAYIVGEQIGVSGILAAVAAGVATNFADLDRGDFITERMQSNATWSMVEAAFNGAIFLLLGLQLPSIIGSTLLAAGHEWWVLVGYVIAISTALLLMRWGWVTLGVQRSFRQAHRLGKMAEKPSRLLILATTVAGIRGAVTLAGALSVPLLLPSGEAFPARDLLIFLATGTILFTLVLASIALPWILRHMPPAPEPETVREERLARIAASQAALSSMVLTEEQCELHDADWLAQRQEVVGRLTQEYRNRLNLLDDSSTAALSVEAQNESPELVLQRKLRYVMELELRIHCLQREREVVYAERQAHRINDQTLRNMVSELDLAEVALRKRLAVARRAAGLPLADGESVSGHSAH
- a CDS encoding AraC family transcriptional regulator, whose amino-acid sequence is MSTPALVRASQPLATHAAGGHPALTPMAFVQAIVQAYAQRGLSAEAALQKAQIAPERVALAEARITAMQMEVLSDAAMRELDDEALGWFGRRLPWGSYGMLARASISSASLGLALARWCRHHGLLADDIALELQTHGDTAELAISEQRPLGAMREFCLVSVLRNIHGLASWLIDARLPLLEAGFPFAPPAHADAYTVLFPVAAPTGVRFGADRAHLRFDARFLALPLARDEAALQQMLQRALPLTVRPYRRDRPLAQRVRRLLVADAQSLHTAATLAEQLHLSARSLHRQLKDEGSSLQALKDQVRRERALALLQRTQQPIKRVALACGFASEKSFMRAFRQWTGDTPAQYRRRSNALPE
- a CDS encoding SDR family oxidoreductase, giving the protein MAQVLVIGASRGIGHELARQYIDNGDRVIATVRRAGDRDALLALGAAAVHLVDVAQPQSVSGLAWLLDGEKFDHAWYVAGVLDHQRSANPPTQQEFDRVMHTNLLGAMQALPQVAPMVQAAGGKFAFISSSMAQIGHVDNDHSWLYRCSKAALNMAVAAARHGWPGALLVTIDPGWVRTEMGGAGAPLSVEQSVQGMRATLAGAGPEDAGRLLHHDGRRADSW